The proteins below are encoded in one region of Drosophila santomea strain STO CAGO 1482 chromosome 3R, Prin_Dsan_1.1, whole genome shotgun sequence:
- the LOC120453585 gene encoding uncharacterized protein LOC120453585 isoform X1, whose translation MQLILVATLLCLALGCCSASISGPFIFWGHARVSSLQSQALVESSSRELPLTQLFTEAKAIVVFVRNATNRLEGTRYPKFQNLVKSGAWNYLPQRRLAAEPFGLNANIEVVSLSGHGEEDDSEILLAYNEAVNTYGRGEVLGILASREEEAHFLAKREASPAAEEEEKAKAADGPEETEASFIYVAEGNKAVLSLNGPLELRLTNDTLKLEEHIKQITFDDQRAKGYGRLSITFMHSGEKCTLRFKFSLIRGSWTLRNVEVEYRELKSVLVARGDEYTLPSAPLGFSYRCSAESVNFLNPARNETIQSLLLSDFQVQPWLNGRLEYGEVYDCIGFVTAPILAGLFVVTLLLGILGLGISAMLSMHTPNRFESSRSKQLTFTIQE comes from the exons ATGCAGCTGATTCTCGTGGCGACCTTGCTGTGCCTGGCACTCGGCTGCTGCAGTGCATCCATAAGTGGGCCGTTCATCTTCTGGGGCCACGCCAGAGTGTCCAGCCTGCAATCGCAGGCCTTGGTGGAGTCGAGCAGCAGGGAGCTGCCGCTGACGCAACTTTTCACGGAGGCCAAGGCAATCGTGGTCTTTGTGCGCAACGCAACCAATCGACTGGAGGGCACCAGGTATCCCAAGTTCCAGAATCTCGTCAAGAGTGGAGCCTGGAACTATCTGCCACAGCGAAGACTAGCAGCGGAACCCTTCGGCTTGAATGCCAACATTGAG GTTGTGAGCCTCTCGGGACACGGCGAAGAGGATGACTCTGAGATTCTGTTGGCCTACAACGAAGCCGTGAACACCTACGGCCGCGGCGAGGTGCTGGGCATCCTGGCCAGCCGCGAGGAGGAGGCCCACTTCCTGGCCAAGCGGGAGGCTTCACCAGCTgctgaggaggaggagaaggcgAAGGCAGCCGACGGCCCAGAGGAGACCGAGGCCAGTTTCATCTACGTGGCCGAGGGCAACAAGGCGGTGCTCAGTCTCAATGGACCACTGGAGCTGCGGCTGACCAATGACACCCTGAAGCTGGAGGAGCACATCAAGCAGATCACCTTCGATGACCAGCGGGCCAAGGGTTATGGTCGCTTGAGCATCACCTTCATGCATTCGGGCGAGAAGTGCACGCTGCGATTTAAGTTCTCCCTGATCCGCGGATCCTGGACATTGCGCAACGTGGAGGTGGAGTACCGGGAGCTGAAGAGTGTCCTGGTGGCACGTGGCGATGAGTACACCCTGCCCTCCGCACCGCTGGGATTCTCGTACCGCTGCTCAGCGGAAAGCGTCAACTTCCTGAATCCCGCGCGGAATGAGACCATCCAGAGTCTGCTCCTCAGCGATTTCCAGGTGCAGCCGTGGCTCAATGGACGCCTGGAGTATGGCGAGGTGTACGACTGCATAGGATTCGTGACGGCGCCCATCCTGGCAGGACTCTTCGTGGTGACCCTGCTCCTGGGCATCCTGGGACTCGGCATCTCCGCCATGCTCAGCATGCACACGCCCAATCGATTCGAGAGTTCGCGCAGCAAGCAGTTGACCTTCACCATTCAGGAGTAG
- the LOC120453585 gene encoding uncharacterized protein LOC120453585 isoform X2, whose translation MQLILVATLLCLALGCCSASISGPFIFWGHARVSSLQSQALVESSSRELPLTQLFTEAKAIVVFVRNATNRLEGTRYPKFQNLVKSGAWNYLPQRRLAAEPFGLNANIEVVSLSGHGEEDDSEILLAYNEAVNTYGRGEVLGILASREEEAHFLAKREASPAAEEEEKAKAADGPEETEASFIYVAEGNKAVLSLNGPLELRLTNDTLKLEEHIKQITFDDQRAKGYGRLSITFMHSGEKCTLRFKFSLIRGSWTLRNVEVEYRELKSVLVARGDEYTLPSAPLGFSYRCSAESVNFLNPARNETIQSLLLSDFQVQPWLNGRLEYGEVYDCIGFVTAPILAGLFVVTLLLGILGLGISAMLSMHTPNRFESSRSKQSSAAMFIQITYVAFKPLALFTLAIEFFLIHLLFVLVVLYVYVLWYY comes from the exons ATGCAGCTGATTCTCGTGGCGACCTTGCTGTGCCTGGCACTCGGCTGCTGCAGTGCATCCATAAGTGGGCCGTTCATCTTCTGGGGCCACGCCAGAGTGTCCAGCCTGCAATCGCAGGCCTTGGTGGAGTCGAGCAGCAGGGAGCTGCCGCTGACGCAACTTTTCACGGAGGCCAAGGCAATCGTGGTCTTTGTGCGCAACGCAACCAATCGACTGGAGGGCACCAGGTATCCCAAGTTCCAGAATCTCGTCAAGAGTGGAGCCTGGAACTATCTGCCACAGCGAAGACTAGCAGCGGAACCCTTCGGCTTGAATGCCAACATTGAG GTTGTGAGCCTCTCGGGACACGGCGAAGAGGATGACTCTGAGATTCTGTTGGCCTACAACGAAGCCGTGAACACCTACGGCCGCGGCGAGGTGCTGGGCATCCTGGCCAGCCGCGAGGAGGAGGCCCACTTCCTGGCCAAGCGGGAGGCTTCACCAGCTgctgaggaggaggagaaggcgAAGGCAGCCGACGGCCCAGAGGAGACCGAGGCCAGTTTCATCTACGTGGCCGAGGGCAACAAGGCGGTGCTCAGTCTCAATGGACCACTGGAGCTGCGGCTGACCAATGACACCCTGAAGCTGGAGGAGCACATCAAGCAGATCACCTTCGATGACCAGCGGGCCAAGGGTTATGGTCGCTTGAGCATCACCTTCATGCATTCGGGCGAGAAGTGCACGCTGCGATTTAAGTTCTCCCTGATCCGCGGATCCTGGACATTGCGCAACGTGGAGGTGGAGTACCGGGAGCTGAAGAGTGTCCTGGTGGCACGTGGCGATGAGTACACCCTGCCCTCCGCACCGCTGGGATTCTCGTACCGCTGCTCAGCGGAAAGCGTCAACTTCCTGAATCCCGCGCGGAATGAGACCATCCAGAGTCTGCTCCTCAGCGATTTCCAGGTGCAGCCGTGGCTCAATGGACGCCTGGAGTATGGCGAGGTGTACGACTGCATAGGATTCGTGACGGCGCCCATCCTGGCAGGACTCTTCGTGGTGACCCTGCTCCTGGGCATCCTGGGACTCGGCATCTCCGCCATGCTCAGCATGCACACGCCCAATCGATTCGAGAGTTCGCGCAGCAAGCA ATCCTCGGCAGCCATGTTCATCCAGATCACCTACGTGGCCTTCAAGCCCCTGGCTCTGTTCACCCTGGCCATCGAGTTCTTTCTCATCCACCTGCTCTTCGTGTTGGTCGTGCTTTACGTGTATGTGCTATGGTATTACTGA